The DNA window CGGGACAGTGGGAAGTGGTCGTTGAGACTCCGGACCAGGCGGAGATGCGTACGAGGTTGCGCCGTCTTCGGGAAGCCGGAGTCGACGGGTCGATGATCCGGATCGACACGCTGTGCGGACGCTTGGCGGTGCCGACCACCTACCGGCTGAGCCGTTTCGTGACGGACCCCGCGCGAGAGTACGAGCACAAGCACTCTGATCATTGACGGAAGCGGCGTGGGAGCGGATAGAGCCCCTGTTGCCGCGGGTGGATGGACGTGGTCGTCCGTGGCGTGATCACCGCCAGGTGGTCAACGGGGTGCTGTGGCGGCTGCGGACTGGGGCTCCGTGGCGCGATCTGCCCGAGCGGTACGGACCCTGGCAGACCGCCTACGAGCGGTTCGCCCGCTGGGAAGCGGACGGGACCTGGGCGAAGCTGCTGGAACACGTCCAGGTCCATGATGACGCGGTGGGCCGGGTGGAGTGGACCGTCGCCGTCGCCGTCGCCGTCGACTCCACAGTCAACCGTGCCCATCAGCATGCCGCCAGCGCCCGCAAAAGGGGGCCCCAGACGGGGACGAACTGGAAGATCCGGGCCGCTCGCAGACGCGCCAGGCCCTCGGCCGGTCCCGAGGCGGGCTGACCACCAAGGTCCACCTCGCCGTCGATGGCCGGGGCCTGCCCCTGTCCATCGTGCTCACGCCCGGCAACGTCAACGACGCCACCGCCTTCGGCCAGGTCCTCGACGGGATCCGCGTTCCGAGAGTCGGCACCGGCCGCCCGCGCAGGACACCGACCCGGGTCCTGGGCGATAAGGCCTACTCCAGCCGGGCGATCCGGCACCTGCTGCGGCGCCGCGGCATCGCCGTCACGATCCCTGAGCGCCGCGACCAAGCGGCCAACCGCCGGCGCCGAGGGCGCCTCGGCGGCCGGCCGCCCGCCTTCGACGAAGAGCTCTACCGCGAGCGCAACGTGGTCGAACGATGCTTCGCACGCCTCAAGCAGTTCCGCGCGATCGCGACCAGATTCGACAAGCTCGCCGACCGCTACCGTGCCGGAGTCGTTCTGGCCTCGCTGATCCTCTGCTCCGCGAAACCAGCTCGTGATCATTTGTCAGACACTGCCTAGTTGCATACTCTGTGCAGGTGCATGACTACCGCATCAGCACCGCCACCACGGATGACTTCGGCGAGGCGCGAGCGGTGATGCTCGACGCCGTCTACCGCGACTTCGGCACGGGCTACGTGCCGCGATGGCACGCCGACATCATCGATCCCGAACGCTTTTACCTCGTTCCGCCCCGGCACACCCTCCTGGTGGCCGTCGACGAGCGGGACGGCTCCGTCGCCGCCACGGCGGCCCTGGATGCGCGGGGTCCCGAGCACCCGCCGAACCCGCGCTGGGTCGCGGAACGCTTTCCGTCGGGCGAGACCGCGCAGCTCCGGCGGGTGTACGTACGCCCCGAGCACCGGCGCCGCGGGCTCGCTCGACGACTGGTCGCCGAGCTGGCGGCCTTCGCGAGGGCGGACGGCGGTTACCGGTCCCTCTACCTGCACACCTACGCGTCCTCGCCGGGCGCGGAGGCGCTGTGGCGGTCCTTGGGAAAGCTGGTGCTCGACGAGCGGACGGAGCCCGACGGAGATCAGGAGACCCTGCACTTCGAGGTACCCATGTTTAAATGAAAACGATTATCGCTTACCCTAACGGTCGACATCCTTTGATCGGCACGACCGGAAGACGAGAACCCCCACCATGAGAAGCTTCCGCCGTCGGCTCATAGCCGGCCTGCTCCTCGTCCCGCTGCTCACCGGCTGCTTCGCCTCCGGCGACGGCGGTTCGCCCGCCTCAGGGTCTTCGGGCTCCGGCGAGGGTTCACGGCTGCGCGTGGCGATGGCCTTCGCACCCGCGGAGAACTTCTCCCCGTACGGGCGGGACGCGTTCCTCCTGGCCAAGCTGGGCGTGAGCGAGGGGCTGACCCGTCTGGACGCCAACGGCACGGTGGCGCCCGCGCTCGCAGAGTCGTGGAGCAGCGAGAACGGCGGACGGAGTTGGGTGTTCACCCTGCGGGATGCCAGGTTCCAGGACGGCGGCGACGTCACCGCCGAGGCCGTCGCCACCGCCCTCACCCACGCCGCCGCGGCCGAGCCGACACCCTCCGCGATCTCCGGCGTGAAACTGACCGCCAAGGTCGCCGGTGACGGCAAGGTCCGGGTGAGCACCGGCGAGGCCGACCCCGTGCTGCCCCTGCGGCTGACCAACCCGAGCCTGGCGGTGTTCTCCCCCAAGGCGTACGACGCGAAGGGGGCCGCCAGCCCGGTCGGCACCGCCACCGGCCCCTTCGAACTCACGAAGACCACCGGCGACACGGCGGCCACCCTGGAGCGCTTCGACGACTACTGGGGCGGGCGCGCCCAGGCCGCGGGCATCGACGCGAAGTTCGTCTCCGACGGCACCGCCCGCGCCAACGCTCTGCGCACGGGCGATGTGGACATCGCCGAGACGCTCCCGGTGGCCCAGGTCTCCTCCCTGGACAAGGGCACGGCTCACAAGACGAACACCGCCCGCAACACGAGCCTGTACCTCAACACCAGGTCCGGCGTGTTCACTGACGCGCGGCTGCGTGCCGCCGCTCGCGAGGCGATCGACGCCTCCGCCGTCGCCGAGGGCGTGTACGAGGGGTACGCCGAGCCCGCGCAGGGGCTCTACGGGCCCGCTCTGACCTGGGCGGCCGACAAGCGGACCGAGCCGACCGGCCGGGCCGAGGCCGCCGACCCCGACGGCAAGAGCATCACCATCGCGACCTTCAACGATCGGCCGGAACTGCCTGAAACGGCCCAGGTTCTGCAACAGCAGCTGGAGAAGGCCGGGTTCAAGGTGAAGCTGGAGGTCCGCACCTACGCCCGGCTCGAAGGCGACCTGCTCTCCGCGAAGTTCGACGCCGCCGTCGTCTCCCGCAACACGATGCTGGACACCGGGGATCCGGTCACCGTCCTGGCCAGCGACTACACCTGCGGCGGCAGCTACAACCTGTCGTTCCTGTGCGACAAGAACGTCGACAGGCTGGTCGCCGCCGCCCAGGCCGAGTCCGACCCGGCGAAGCGGCAGGACGCCGCCCTGACGGGGGAGGCGGCGATCCTGAGTACCGACGCGGAGATCCCCCTCGTCCATCTGAAGGTCGTCTCCGGGATCGGCACGTCGGTCAGGGGCGCGCTTCTCGACCCGTTCGAGCGGCAGCTCATCGGCACCGGTACCCGGCGCTGAGCAGTATGTCCGTCGGCTTTGGCGGTTCTTCCGCCCTGCTCGCCGCCCTGCGTGTCCTCGCGCGGGGCGGCGGCCTCGCCCTGCTGTGGCGGACCGTCCTCACGGCCGCCCTGGTGTGCGCGATCGGCCTGTTGCCCTGGCTGTCGCACACCGACCCCGCGCTGACCGTACTCAAGGCCCGCTCGGCGGAACGCGACCCGACTCCGGAGACACTGAACGCAATCCGCGACAAACTCGGTCTGGATGACAGCCCGTTGGCCCTGCTCGGGCGTTGGCTGGGGGGGCTGCTGCACGGTGACGCGGGCCAGTCATGGGTCTCCGGCACCGACGTGCGGCCCGCCGCCGCCCAGGCCCTCGGTGTCTCCCTGCTGCTGATGGCCGGGGCCCTCGCCGTCGCCTGCGCCACGGCCGCCGCGGTGTGCGCCCGTACCCTGTGGCTCGGCTCGCGGCGCCGGCTCGGCGACCGCCGCGCGGGCGGCACCGGGGCCGCGGTGCTGGCCGCGCTGCCCGAGTTCCTCGTCGCCTCCGTGCTGGCCTCGGTGATCGGCGTACAACTCGGCTGGCTGCCCGCCCTGGGCTGGTACGGGCCGCAGTGGATGGTGCTGCCCTCGCTCGCCCTCGGCCTGCCCGCCGGTGCCCTCCTCGGGCGCATGCTGGACGACCTGCTGCCCAGCGCGTTCGCCGAACCCTGGGCACTGGCCGCCACCGCCCGCGGCCTCCCGCCGCAGTCCGTCGCCCGCCAGGCGCTGCGCCGCTGCGTACCCGGACTCCTGCCCAACCTGGGCCTGTTCGTGGTCGGTCTGACCGGCGGCTCCGTCGCCATCGAGCAGATCTACGACATTCCGGGCCTCGGCCGGCTCACCGTGCGCGCCGCCCTCGCCCAGGACCTGCCCGTCCTGCAGACCGGCACGCTCGCCCTGATCCTGCTCGCGGCGGCGACCGGCATCCTGGCCCGGCTCGCGGCCCGGCTCGTGATTGGGCCCGCGCTGCGCGACGGCGCCCTGCAGTCCCTGCACCGGCCGACCCCGCCCGCGCGCGGCATCGCGCCTGTGCTGTACGGGGCGCTGCTGCTGGCGGTCATCGGGTTCGGCCTGCCGCGCGACCCGCTCTCGCTGGACTCCAGCGCGCGGCTGAAGTCCCCCTCCTGGGTACACCCGTTCGGCACCGATGCCCTCGGCCGGGACATCCTCGCCCGCATCGCCCACGGTGCGCTCAACACCCTCGGTACCGCCCTCGCGGTGACCGCCCTCGCCCTCGTGACCGGCATCCTGCTGGGCCTGCTGCCCCGGCTGTCCGCTCCGGTCGTCGACACCGTCAACGCCCTGCCGCCCGTCCTCGCAGGCCTCCTCGTCACCGGGATCGCGGGCAGCGGCCCGTGGACCCCCGCGCTGGCCGTGGCCGTCGTCGCCTGGTCCCCCCTGGCCACCCACACCGCCGCCCTGCTCCAGCAGGAGCGCGCCACTACCCACCTGGCAGCCACGCGCGCACTGGGCGCGGGAGCCTGGTACCTGCTGTGGCACGTGCTCCTGCCCGCCGTCCTGCCGCCCGTCACCCGCCACGCCCTGCTCCGGCTCCCCGGCATCGCCCTCGCCCTGGCCGCCCTCGGCTTTCTCGGCCTCGGCGCCCAGCCGCCCTCCCCCGAGTGGGGTCTGCTGCTCGCCGAGAACCAGCCCTACGCCGAACGCGCCCCCTGGGCGGTCCTCGCCCCCGCCACCGTCCTCGCCCTGCTCGGCGCGCTGGCCGTGACCACGGCCAGCGGTGTGCGCCTGCCCCGCCCGAAGCGGAACTCCCGGCCCGCAGAACGGCCCGGACCTCCCGCGCCCCAGGCCCCACCGGACACGAAGCCGCCGCGTGCCGACACCACCCTCACCGCCGCGTCCACCTCCCCCTCACCCACCTCATGAGCGACCTGATGACCCGCGTCCTGCGCCGCTGCTCCGCCGCACGATCCCCGCGCCAGCGGACCTGGAAGCACCTCTCACCGCTCCTGCGGCTGCTGATCCTGACCCAACTCGCCTTCAACGTCGGCTTCTACGCCGTCCTGCCGTTCCTCGCCACCCACCTCGGCACCGCGATCGGCATGGCAGGCTGGATGGTCGGCTTCGTCCTCGGCCTGCGCACCTTCAGCCAGCAGGAGCTGTTCGTGGTCGGCGGCTGGCTCGTCGACCGTCACGGCGTGCGCCCCCTCGTCCTCGCCGGCTGCGTGCTGCGGATCGCCGGTTTCGCCTGGCTCGGGTACGCGGAGGCGACGTGGAGCGTGATCGGCGCCGTGCTGCTGATCGGGTTCGCCGCCGCCCTGTTCTCCCCGGCGGTGGAGTCCGAGGTCGCCCGGCAAGCGGTGATCTGGGAGGAAGAGGGCCACGGCTCACGCACCCGGGTACTGGCCCTGCTCAGTGCGGCAGGGCAGGCCGGCGCCTTCGTCGGCCCGCTGCTCGGCGCCCTGCTGCTCGCCGTCGACTTCCGCACCGTCTGCCTC is part of the Streptomyces subrutilus genome and encodes:
- a CDS encoding IS5 family transposase (programmed frameshift), whose product is MTEAAWERIEPLLPRVDGRGRPWRDHRQVVNGVLWRLRTGAPWRDLPERYGPWQTAYERFARWEADGTWAKLLEHVQVHDDAVGRVEWTVAVAVAVDSTVNRAHQHAASARKRGPQNGDELEDPGRSQTRQALGRSRGGLTTKVHLAVDGRGLPLSIVLTPGNVNDATAFGQVLDGIRVPRVGTGRPRRTPTRVLGDKAYSSRAIRHLLRRRGIAVTIPERRDQAANRRRRGRLGGRPPAFDEELYRERNVVERCFARLKQFRAIATRFDKLADRYRAGVVLASLILCSAKPARDHLSDTA
- a CDS encoding ABC transporter substrate-binding protein, producing MRSFRRRLIAGLLLVPLLTGCFASGDGGSPASGSSGSGEGSRLRVAMAFAPAENFSPYGRDAFLLAKLGVSEGLTRLDANGTVAPALAESWSSENGGRSWVFTLRDARFQDGGDVTAEAVATALTHAAAAEPTPSAISGVKLTAKVAGDGKVRVSTGEADPVLPLRLTNPSLAVFSPKAYDAKGAASPVGTATGPFELTKTTGDTAATLERFDDYWGGRAQAAGIDAKFVSDGTARANALRTGDVDIAETLPVAQVSSLDKGTAHKTNTARNTSLYLNTRSGVFTDARLRAAAREAIDASAVAEGVYEGYAEPAQGLYGPALTWAADKRTEPTGRAEAADPDGKSITIATFNDRPELPETAQVLQQQLEKAGFKVKLEVRTYARLEGDLLSAKFDAAVVSRNTMLDTGDPVTVLASDYTCGGSYNLSFLCDKNVDRLVAAAQAESDPAKRQDAALTGEAAILSTDAEIPLVHLKVVSGIGTSVRGALLDPFERQLIGTGTRR
- a CDS encoding ABC transporter permease subunit; amino-acid sequence: MSVGFGGSSALLAALRVLARGGGLALLWRTVLTAALVCAIGLLPWLSHTDPALTVLKARSAERDPTPETLNAIRDKLGLDDSPLALLGRWLGGLLHGDAGQSWVSGTDVRPAAAQALGVSLLLMAGALAVACATAAAVCARTLWLGSRRRLGDRRAGGTGAAVLAALPEFLVASVLASVIGVQLGWLPALGWYGPQWMVLPSLALGLPAGALLGRMLDDLLPSAFAEPWALAATARGLPPQSVARQALRRCVPGLLPNLGLFVVGLTGGSVAIEQIYDIPGLGRLTVRAALAQDLPVLQTGTLALILLAAATGILARLAARLVIGPALRDGALQSLHRPTPPARGIAPVLYGALLLAVIGFGLPRDPLSLDSSARLKSPSWVHPFGTDALGRDILARIAHGALNTLGTALAVTALALVTGILLGLLPRLSAPVVDTVNALPPVLAGLLVTGIAGSGPWTPALAVAVVAWSPLATHTAALLQQERATTHLAATRALGAGAWYLLWHVLLPAVLPPVTRHALLRLPGIALALAALGFLGLGAQPPSPEWGLLLAENQPYAERAPWAVLAPATVLALLGALAVTTASGVRLPRPKRNSRPAERPGPPAPQAPPDTKPPRADTTLTAASTSPSPTS
- a CDS encoding GNAT family N-acetyltransferase, which codes for MHDYRISTATTDDFGEARAVMLDAVYRDFGTGYVPRWHADIIDPERFYLVPPRHTLLVAVDERDGSVAATAALDARGPEHPPNPRWVAERFPSGETAQLRRVYVRPEHRRRGLARRLVAELAAFARADGGYRSLYLHTYASSPGAEALWRSLGKLVLDERTEPDGDQETLHFEVPMFK